The following proteins come from a genomic window of Methanomassiliicoccales archaeon:
- a CDS encoding hydroxymethylglutaryl-CoA reductase gives MNSTNGLRNKGKTRTDMDDRRKAVEEFTGVRLEQSGSCSFDPILAEKNVENMIGCTQIPLGFVGPLKVNGDHAQGEFLVPLATTEGALVASINRGAFIITASSGAEAIIIKDEMTRAPVFRTNGVRQAKQVADWVCENFREVKAAAESTTKHGKLLKVHAFASGRSLFLRFYYDTGDAMGMNMCTIATEAASRLIEERTGVKLISVSGNLCVDKKPAAINFIEGRGKMVLADVRIPEEMVRDKLHTTPEAMVETCYRKNLVGSSMALSYGFNAHAANMLAALYIATGQDPAQVAEGSMVTTSCEVCEEGVYLSVRLPCVEVGTVGGG, from the coding sequence GAGTTCACTGGCGTACGTCTGGAGCAATCCGGGAGCTGCTCCTTCGATCCCATCCTGGCGGAGAAGAACGTCGAGAACATGATCGGCTGCACCCAAATTCCGTTGGGTTTCGTCGGTCCCCTCAAGGTGAACGGGGACCACGCCCAGGGCGAGTTCCTGGTGCCCCTGGCCACCACCGAAGGCGCTCTGGTGGCCTCAATTAATCGCGGCGCCTTCATCATCACCGCCTCCAGTGGAGCAGAGGCCATCATCATAAAGGACGAGATGACCCGGGCCCCGGTGTTCCGCACCAACGGGGTGCGCCAGGCCAAGCAGGTGGCCGACTGGGTCTGCGAAAATTTCAGAGAGGTCAAGGCGGCCGCCGAATCCACCACCAAGCACGGCAAGCTGTTAAAGGTGCACGCCTTCGCCTCGGGACGATCGCTTTTCCTGCGCTTCTATTACGATACCGGTGACGCCATGGGCATGAACATGTGCACCATCGCCACCGAGGCTGCCAGCCGCCTGATCGAGGAGAGGACCGGAGTCAAACTCATATCCGTCTCCGGCAACCTGTGCGTGGACAAGAAGCCCGCTGCCATCAACTTCATCGAGGGGCGGGGAAAGATGGTCCTGGCCGACGTGCGCATACCCGAAGAGATGGTCAGGGACAAGCTGCACACCACGCCCGAGGCCATGGTCGAGACCTGCTACCGCAAGAATCTGGTCGGGAGCAGCATGGCCCTTTCCTACGGCTTTAACGCTCATGCCGCAAATATGCTCGCCGCCCTCTACATCGCCACCGGCCAGGACCCCGCTCAGGTGGCGGAAGGGAGCATGGTCACCACCTCCTGCGAGGTGTGCGAAGAGGGGGTCTACCTCTCCGTCCGTCTGCCGTGCGTTGAGGTCGGTACCGTCGGCGGGGGCA